The following coding sequences are from one Salinicoccus sp. Bachu38 window:
- a CDS encoding riboflavin synthase encodes MFTGIIEQIGEVKKAADTGEHTVFEIFTGTFDDLKLGDSVSVNGTCLTVTGLDEDSFTVEMVNETKRVTSLDKVEAGMSVNLERALTLATRLGGHIVSGHVDSTGEIASVHNDGSALVMHITCPSSLMKYMVKKGSVAIDGISLTLFDVDPEASEIILNLIPETQERTTLARKGTGARVNIEADMLMKHVDHLLHSSGSLNIEALEEVGERHV; translated from the coding sequence ATGTTTACAGGAATAATCGAACAGATCGGCGAAGTGAAGAAAGCGGCGGATACAGGAGAACATACGGTATTTGAAATATTTACGGGTACATTCGATGATTTGAAACTTGGAGATTCGGTCAGTGTGAACGGGACGTGCCTGACGGTGACCGGACTCGATGAGGACAGCTTCACCGTCGAGATGGTCAACGAGACGAAGCGTGTAACGAGCCTTGACAAGGTGGAAGCGGGAATGTCCGTCAATCTCGAGCGGGCACTGACACTAGCCACACGGCTCGGGGGGCATATCGTTTCCGGTCATGTGGACAGTACGGGTGAAATCGCCTCCGTTCATAACGACGGCAGTGCACTTGTGATGCATATCACATGCCCGTCCTCCCTGATGAAATACATGGTGAAGAAAGGGTCTGTCGCAATTGACGGCATCAGCCTGACACTGTTCGATGTCGATCCGGAAGCGTCCGAAATCATCCTCAATCTGATCCCGGAGACACAGGAACGTACAACGCTTGCACGAAAGGGCACGGGTGCCCGCGTCAATATCGAGGCGGATATGCTGATGAAGCATGTGGATCATCTGCTCCACTCTTCCGGCTCGTTGAATATCGAAGCGCTCGAGGAAGTGGGTGAACGCCATGTTTGA
- a CDS encoding FixH family protein, whose amino-acid sequence MKLKFLMFAMILALSALSACGNGGEMEAEMNHDQSGEDEVRSLEVDLEVPETAGTGEAVEFTAHVHSNGENVTDADKVMFEVLQGKESLEMIEAEHDQNGVYSIEYTFDEAGTFTVISHVDALQLHTMPQAEITVE is encoded by the coding sequence ATGAAACTGAAATTTTTGATGTTTGCAATGATACTGGCCCTGAGCGCCCTTTCCGCCTGTGGGAACGGTGGGGAGATGGAAGCCGAAATGAACCATGACCAGTCGGGTGAGGACGAGGTAAGGTCACTCGAAGTCGACCTGGAAGTGCCGGAGACAGCGGGCACCGGTGAAGCCGTCGAGTTTACGGCTCACGTACATTCGAACGGTGAGAATGTTACAGACGCAGACAAGGTCATGTTCGAAGTGCTGCAGGGTAAGGAAAGCCTTGAGATGATAGAGGCGGAGCATGATCAAAATGGAGTGTACTCGATCGAGTATACATTTGATGAAGCAGGGACATTCACCGTCATTTCGCATGTGGACGCACTGCAGCTGCATACGATGCCACAAGCCGAGATTACTGTAGAGTAG
- the nrdF gene encoding class 1b ribonucleoside-diphosphate reductase subunit beta, producing MIAVNWNKEDDMTNVFWRQNISQMWVESEFKVSKDLSSWSGLTEDEKDTFKKVLAGLTGLDTHQADDGMPLIMLHTEDLRKKAVYSFMGMMEQIHAKSYSHIFTTLLSSKETNELLDVWVIENEQLKYKSEKIVAYYHKLYGKEASVYDQYMARVASVFLESFLFYSGFYYPLYLAGQGKMTTSGEIVRKILLDESIHGVFTGLDAQSLRGELSAEEKAHADKEMYELLKALYANEEVYTKALYDNLGLTEDVLNYVQYNANKALSNLGFDAYFEEKSFNPIIENALDTTTKNHDFFSVKGDGYVIALNVEPIQDEDFIFDEVK from the coding sequence ATGATTGCAGTAAACTGGAATAAAGAAGACGACATGACGAATGTCTTTTGGCGTCAGAACATCTCACAGATGTGGGTGGAATCGGAATTCAAGGTTTCCAAGGACCTGAGCTCATGGTCAGGCCTTACAGAGGATGAAAAGGACACATTCAAAAAAGTGCTTGCGGGGCTTACGGGGCTGGATACACACCAGGCCGATGACGGCATGCCGCTCATCATGCTCCATACGGAGGACCTCCGTAAAAAAGCAGTGTATTCCTTCATGGGAATGATGGAGCAGATCCATGCGAAATCCTATTCCCATATATTCACGACACTCCTGTCATCCAAGGAGACGAACGAACTGCTGGATGTCTGGGTGATTGAAAATGAACAGCTCAAGTACAAGTCGGAAAAGATAGTTGCATACTACCATAAACTATATGGCAAGGAAGCTTCCGTATATGACCAGTACATGGCGCGTGTCGCCAGTGTATTCCTTGAGTCTTTCCTATTCTATTCCGGATTCTACTATCCGCTGTACCTTGCCGGCCAGGGCAAGATGACGACAAGTGGTGAGATCGTCAGGAAAATTCTTCTGGATGAATCGATCCATGGCGTGTTTACAGGCCTGGATGCACAGTCCCTCAGAGGCGAGCTCTCGGCTGAAGAGAAGGCACATGCAGACAAGGAGATGTATGAACTGCTCAAGGCGCTCTACGCCAACGAGGAAGTTTATACAAAAGCCCTCTATGACAATCTGGGTCTGACGGAAGATGTGCTGAACTATGTCCAGTACAATGCGAACAAGGCACTTTCAAATCTTGGTTTCGATGCCTATTTCGAAGAGAAGTCATTCAACCCGATCATCGAAAATGCCCTCGATACGACAACGAAGAACCATGATTTCTTCAGCGTCAAAGGTGACGGCTATGTGATTGCGCTCAATGTCGAGCCGATCCAGGATGAGGATTTCATCTTTGATGAGGTAAAATAG
- the ribE gene encoding 6,7-dimethyl-8-ribityllumazine synthase, giving the protein MNRIDTKLIGTDLKIAIVAGRFNDFITSQLVSGAEGALVSHDVDTEDIDLIYVPGAFEIPLAAKTLAESGNYDAVVALGCVIRGSTTHYDYVCNEAAKGISQAGLTTGVPVMFGIVTTENIEQAIERAGTKAGNKGAETATGAIEMANLMKKIR; this is encoded by the coding sequence ATGAATAGAATAGACACAAAACTGATTGGTACAGACCTTAAGATTGCCATTGTGGCAGGAAGGTTCAATGACTTCATCACATCGCAGCTTGTCAGTGGAGCGGAAGGGGCGCTCGTCAGCCACGATGTGGATACTGAAGACATCGACCTGATCTACGTTCCAGGTGCATTTGAAATCCCGCTTGCTGCCAAGACGCTGGCGGAGTCGGGCAATTATGACGCGGTGGTGGCACTCGGCTGTGTCATCCGCGGCAGTACGACGCATTACGACTATGTCTGTAATGAAGCGGCCAAGGGCATTTCCCAGGCAGGCCTCACCACAGGCGTCCCCGTCATGTTCGGCATCGTCACCACTGAAAATATCGAGCAGGCAATTGAACGGGCGGGGACCAAGGCCGGGAACAAAGGCGCGGAAACCGCAACCGGCGCCATTGAAATGGCCAACCTCATGAAAAAGATACGATGA
- the ribD gene encoding bifunctional diaminohydroxyphosphoribosylaminopyrimidine deaminase/5-amino-6-(5-phosphoribosylamino)uracil reductase RibD: MNRYMKMAFDLARMTVGQTGKNPAVGAVIVKEGKVIGMGAHLGYGKPHAERQALSSCSEDPAGADIYVTLEPCSHHGKTPPCTEAIMEAGISNVHYAARDLNPKVSGHQVLADAGLNVVHQPDEAIDRLYAPFFAHLERRQPTVTLKCAMSLDGRLALDDGTSTWITGEAARADVHQERHVHDAILVGGGTLIDDDPKLTARIEGGGASPAPVVLAGGRELPDGLKIFEHPKQAIIYTTNEANLKHDGKCEVKVGDWSPAAILDDLYGKGISSLFVEGGARVLTSFIKEGLYDRILTYVAPKIFGESRHTLYKEQPSSMEAAVQLEMVDVEKLGSDLKLTYRKA; encoded by the coding sequence TTGAATCGATATATGAAGATGGCGTTTGATCTGGCCCGCATGACAGTGGGGCAGACGGGGAAGAACCCCGCAGTAGGCGCCGTCATTGTCAAAGAAGGAAAAGTGATCGGCATGGGGGCACACCTCGGCTACGGCAAGCCGCACGCAGAGCGGCAGGCACTGTCGAGCTGCAGCGAGGATCCGGCGGGTGCAGACATCTACGTCACACTGGAGCCGTGTTCCCATCATGGCAAGACACCCCCGTGCACTGAAGCAATTATGGAAGCGGGCATCAGCAATGTCCATTACGCAGCCAGGGACCTGAATCCGAAGGTGAGCGGCCATCAGGTGCTTGCCGATGCCGGGTTGAATGTGGTCCATCAGCCGGATGAGGCCATCGACCGGCTCTATGCGCCTTTCTTTGCACATCTCGAGAGGCGTCAGCCGACCGTGACCCTGAAATGTGCCATGAGCCTGGATGGCAGGCTCGCACTCGATGACGGGACGAGCACTTGGATTACCGGCGAAGCGGCACGGGCCGATGTCCATCAGGAGCGGCATGTCCATGATGCGATACTCGTGGGAGGAGGCACACTCATCGATGATGATCCGAAGCTCACCGCAAGAATCGAAGGCGGTGGAGCGTCCCCGGCGCCGGTGGTGCTGGCTGGAGGCCGGGAACTGCCTGATGGCCTGAAAATTTTTGAACACCCGAAACAGGCGATCATCTATACGACGAATGAAGCGAACTTGAAGCATGATGGAAAATGTGAAGTGAAAGTGGGGGACTGGTCCCCCGCAGCCATACTGGACGACCTTTATGGCAAAGGCATCTCATCCCTTTTTGTGGAAGGGGGCGCGCGCGTCCTGACTTCCTTCATAAAAGAGGGATTATACGACCGGATATTGACATACGTTGCCCCGAAGATATTTGGTGAATCGAGACACACATTATACAAGGAACAGCCTTCTTCGATGGAAGCGGCCGTTCAGCTTGAAATGGTTGATGTTGAAAAGCTCGGGTCTGACCTTAAATTAACTTACAGAAAGGCTTGA
- the nrdE gene encoding class 1b ribonucleoside-diphosphate reductase subunit alpha: protein MKVLDEKKYNHIELNNEVTKRDETGFYQLHKDQEALAVFMEEVKDKTIHFDSELERLHYLVDNDFYYDLFAEYSDEDVMDIVTYADSIPFQFKSYMAASKFFKDYTLKTNDKKQYLEDYKQHVVIVSLYLAKGNKEQAKRFIVSMIEQRYQPATPTFLNAGRARRGEMVSCFLLEVDDSLNSINYIDSTAKQLSKIGGGVAINLSKLRARGEAIKGIEGVAKGVLPVAKALEGGFGYADQLGQRPGAGAVYLNIFHYDLPEFLDTKKVNADEDIRLATISTGLVVPSKFFDLAKNNDPFYLFAPHTVEREYGQSLDDMNLDEMYDELVANDKVKKREMDAREMLNTIAQTQLQSGYPYIMFKDNANKVHPLKDIGQIKISNLCTEIFQLQETSTINDYGTDDEIRRDISCNLGSLNIANVMDSGKVRDSVHDGIEALTVVSDDTAIANAPGVKKANDELHSVGLGAMNLHGYLAKNKISYESEEARDFANVFFMLLNFYSLEKSMLIAKERGETFKDFEKSDYATGKYFERYISEAVEPKFDKVASLFSNIHIPSQQDWEALRDEVMENGLFHAYRLAIAPTQSISYVQNATSSVMPIVDTIERRTYGNSETFYPMPFLSPETMWYYKSAFNTDQTKLLDMIATIQQHIDQGISTILYVNSDISTRELARLYIYAHHKGLKSLYYTRNKLLSVEECTSCSV from the coding sequence ATGAAAGTCTTGGACGAGAAAAAATACAACCATATTGAACTGAATAATGAAGTGACAAAACGCGATGAAACAGGTTTTTACCAGCTGCATAAAGATCAGGAGGCACTGGCGGTGTTCATGGAGGAGGTCAAGGACAAGACCATCCATTTCGACAGTGAGCTCGAACGTCTGCACTACCTCGTGGACAACGATTTCTACTATGACCTCTTCGCAGAGTATTCCGATGAGGATGTAATGGACATCGTCACCTATGCAGACAGCATTCCATTCCAGTTCAAAAGCTATATGGCAGCGAGCAAGTTCTTCAAGGACTATACATTGAAAACAAATGATAAGAAGCAGTATCTGGAGGACTACAAGCAGCATGTGGTAATTGTGAGCCTCTACCTGGCGAAGGGCAACAAGGAGCAGGCCAAACGCTTCATCGTGTCGATGATCGAGCAGCGCTATCAGCCTGCGACACCGACATTCCTGAATGCGGGCCGTGCCCGCCGTGGCGAAATGGTATCCTGTTTCCTGCTTGAAGTCGATGACAGCCTGAATTCAATCAACTACATCGACTCCACAGCCAAACAGCTGAGCAAGATTGGTGGCGGTGTGGCAATCAACTTGTCCAAGCTGCGTGCCCGTGGGGAAGCGATAAAAGGCATCGAAGGCGTGGCCAAAGGTGTACTTCCGGTGGCGAAAGCGCTGGAAGGCGGATTCGGCTATGCCGATCAGCTGGGTCAGAGACCGGGTGCCGGTGCAGTCTATCTGAACATCTTCCACTATGATCTGCCGGAATTCCTGGATACGAAGAAAGTGAACGCGGACGAAGATATCCGTCTTGCAACGATCTCCACCGGGCTCGTCGTTCCTTCCAAATTCTTCGACCTGGCCAAGAACAACGACCCGTTCTACCTGTTCGCACCGCATACGGTCGAACGTGAATACGGCCAGTCACTGGATGATATGAACCTCGATGAGATGTACGATGAACTCGTTGCAAACGATAAGGTGAAAAAGCGCGAGATGGATGCACGTGAGATGCTCAATACGATTGCACAGACACAGCTGCAATCCGGCTATCCGTATATCATGTTCAAGGACAATGCAAACAAGGTCCACCCATTGAAGGATATCGGACAGATCAAAATCAGCAACCTCTGCACAGAGATCTTCCAGCTTCAGGAGACATCCACGATCAATGACTACGGTACGGATGATGAAATCCGCCGTGACATCTCCTGCAACCTGGGATCGCTGAACATCGCCAATGTAATGGATTCCGGCAAGGTACGCGACTCCGTGCATGATGGCATCGAAGCATTGACCGTCGTCAGTGATGATACTGCGATCGCGAACGCGCCGGGCGTCAAAAAGGCGAATGATGAACTGCATTCCGTAGGCCTCGGGGCGATGAACCTCCACGGCTACCTGGCGAAGAACAAGATCAGCTATGAATCCGAAGAGGCGAGGGACTTTGCCAATGTATTCTTCATGCTGCTCAACTTCTACTCCCTTGAAAAATCAATGCTGATCGCCAAGGAACGCGGAGAGACATTCAAGGATTTCGAGAAATCCGACTATGCGACAGGCAAATATTTCGAGCGCTACATTTCAGAAGCGGTGGAGCCGAAATTCGACAAGGTTGCGAGCCTGTTCTCCAACATCCACATCCCGAGCCAGCAAGATTGGGAGGCACTGCGTGATGAAGTGATGGAAAATGGACTGTTCCACGCATACCGCCTGGCAATTGCGCCGACACAGAGCATCTCCTATGTACAGAACGCAACAAGTTCCGTAATGCCGATTGTGGATACGATCGAGCGCCGGACCTATGGCAATTCCGAAACATTCTATCCAATGCCTTTCCTCTCTCCGGAGACGATGTGGTACTACAAGAGCGCATTCAATACAGATCAGACGAAGCTGCTCGATATGATTGCGACAATCCAGCAGCATATCGACCAGGGAATCAGCACGATCCTGTACGTGAATTCCGACATCTCTACAAGAGAGCTGGCAAGACTGTATATATACGCACACCATAAAGGGTTGAAATCCCTCTATTACACAAGGAACAAACTGCTCAGCGTAGAAGAGTGCACAAGCTGTTCCGTGTAA
- a CDS encoding ABC transporter permease, whose product MIHKLFRLDIMILLLVVLSIISMFVGVVDLSPGDLFDLSDNQKNIIMESRFPRTVAIIIAGASLSVCGLIMQQLTRNKFVSPTTAGTMDWARLGILIALMFFPTASLLVKLLFASALSLAGTLLFMQIIQRVQFKDVVFVPLIGLMLGNVVSSVATFLSLRTNSIQSLSSWLQGDFSIIISGRYEVLYISIPFLIVALLYANQFTIAGMGQDFSKNLGLNYRRVINIGLLITAVITALVVVTVGMLPFLGLIIPNIISIFRGDHLKNTILLTAVLGAVFVMICDILGRLIIFPYEISIGLMIGVIGSFIFLIMIFRRVKSNA is encoded by the coding sequence ATGATACATAAACTATTCAGACTGGACATCATGATTCTATTATTGGTCGTGCTATCAATCATTTCGATGTTTGTAGGTGTCGTCGACCTTTCTCCTGGCGACCTGTTCGACTTGAGTGACAACCAGAAGAACATCATCATGGAGAGCCGGTTTCCAAGGACTGTAGCCATCATCATCGCAGGTGCGTCACTGAGTGTATGTGGTCTGATCATGCAGCAGCTGACCCGAAACAAATTCGTTTCCCCCACCACTGCGGGAACGATGGATTGGGCACGGCTCGGCATATTGATCGCACTGATGTTTTTTCCGACAGCAAGCCTTCTTGTAAAACTGCTTTTCGCTTCTGCATTGAGCCTGGCAGGCACGCTGCTGTTCATGCAGATCATCCAGCGTGTACAGTTCAAGGATGTCGTCTTCGTCCCACTGATCGGGCTGATGCTCGGGAACGTGGTTTCCAGCGTAGCGACATTCCTCAGTCTGAGGACGAATTCGATCCAGTCGCTATCCAGCTGGCTGCAGGGGGATTTTTCAATCATCATTTCAGGACGGTACGAAGTCCTATACATAAGCATTCCATTCCTGATTGTTGCTCTGCTCTATGCCAATCAATTTACAATTGCAGGGATGGGACAGGATTTCTCGAAAAATCTTGGGCTCAACTACAGACGGGTGATAAACATAGGTCTGCTTATTACTGCAGTGATTACAGCACTTGTAGTCGTCACTGTGGGAATGCTGCCATTCCTTGGGCTGATCATTCCGAATATCATTTCAATATTCCGGGGAGACCATCTGAAGAATACGATTCTTCTGACAGCAGTACTTGGGGCAGTATTTGTAATGATATGTGATATTCTGGGACGTCTGATCATATTTCCCTATGAAATCTCCATCGGGCTGATGATCGGTGTCATAGGAAGTTTCATCTTCTTGATCATGATATTCAGGAGGGTGAAATCAAATGCATAA
- a CDS encoding SDR family oxidoreductase has translation MNLQDKTYIVSSAVTPLGKELSMHLAEQGANVILAGLEHVELDNLLKALQERSEGNHKVVLLEQSKEIDWVATVEEIQQDYNTLNGIILVHTIFTENRSVYDVSFDEFNQVMYEHVWGTYLGIRTLRPMLKDERDAKIINVIEPSFEDVFERNLYYTVTGAIEALTHSTAAELRKEDVDVYALSYRPSIKYEESPQRSNSEAISTVMSILSGSEDAPNGNTIIIN, from the coding sequence ATGAATTTGCAGGATAAAACTTATATCGTATCGAGTGCTGTCACACCGCTCGGCAAGGAACTGTCCATGCATCTGGCAGAGCAGGGTGCAAATGTCATTCTTGCAGGGCTTGAACACGTGGAGCTGGACAATCTTCTGAAAGCGCTCCAGGAGCGTTCGGAAGGCAATCATAAGGTGGTCCTTCTGGAGCAGTCGAAAGAGATCGACTGGGTCGCTACCGTTGAGGAGATTCAGCAGGATTACAATACATTGAATGGAATCATACTTGTCCATACCATTTTTACAGAAAACCGGTCTGTATATGATGTGTCGTTTGATGAATTCAACCAGGTGATGTATGAGCACGTATGGGGAACCTACCTGGGCATCCGTACACTCAGGCCCATGCTCAAGGACGAAAGAGATGCCAAGATCATCAATGTCATCGAACCGTCGTTCGAAGATGTATTTGAACGGAACCTGTATTATACAGTGACCGGAGCCATTGAGGCACTCACGCATTCCACCGCTGCAGAGCTGAGGAAAGAGGACGTGGATGTATATGCACTGAGCTACAGGCCTTCCATCAAGTATGAGGAATCACCGCAACGTTCGAATTCTGAAGCAATCAGTACGGTCATGTCGATCCTTTCAGGTTCCGAAGATGCGCCGAATGGCAATACAATCATCATCAACTAA
- the nrdI gene encoding class Ib ribonucleoside-diphosphate reductase assembly flavoprotein NrdI translates to MLIAFYSMTGNTRRFIRNSGVAEHYDTYEINASNSSGQIREPFILVTGTYGFGGVPDEVKAFLEVNHELMVGVASSGNRNWGNNFARAGEHISDEYGVPLLMKFELHGNQKDREEFIEKAGAMHESLGREKIQPY, encoded by the coding sequence ATGCTGATTGCATTCTATTCCATGACGGGAAATACCAGGCGCTTCATCAGGAACTCCGGGGTGGCCGAGCACTATGATACCTATGAAATCAATGCTTCAAACAGCAGTGGGCAGATTCGGGAACCCTTCATACTCGTTACCGGAACCTATGGATTCGGCGGGGTGCCGGATGAAGTGAAGGCGTTTCTTGAAGTGAACCACGAATTGATGGTGGGTGTCGCCTCAAGCGGCAACCGGAACTGGGGGAACAATTTTGCGCGTGCCGGAGAGCACATCAGTGACGAATACGGAGTACCATTGCTGATGAAGTTTGAGCTTCATGGAAACCAGAAAGACAGAGAAGAATTCATTGAAAAGGCAGGGGCTATGCATGAAAGTCTTGGACGAGAAAAAATACAACCATATTGA
- a CDS encoding DMT family transporter codes for MSNTTKGIIALLISSLGFSLMALFVKYSGDLPTVQKAFFRNFVAMTVSLSLALYYKEKLFGRRENQGLLMLRSTLGVTGVVLNFFAIDRMVLSDADILNKLSPFFTIILCAVFLKEYIRKYQMIAIIVAFIGAVFIIRPSMSSETLYAVVGVLGALLAAGAYTVLRALGSREKFYTVVFYFSFFSSVVLLPFFIWQYEPMTAPQFWMLISSGLFAAFGQFGLTIAYSYAPAREISIFFYSTILYTAIFSIVFFNEVPDMLSIFGYIIIFAASFYMFIKNRPPKHSTM; via the coding sequence ATGAGCAATACAACAAAAGGCATTATTGCCCTTCTCATTTCATCATTGGGCTTCAGCCTCATGGCCCTTTTCGTAAAATACAGCGGGGATCTTCCGACGGTCCAGAAGGCATTCTTCAGGAATTTCGTTGCGATGACCGTTTCCCTCTCCCTGGCATTGTACTATAAGGAGAAGCTTTTCGGCCGCCGGGAGAACCAGGGGCTGTTGATGCTGCGTTCGACACTCGGGGTTACCGGTGTTGTACTCAACTTCTTCGCCATCGACAGGATGGTGCTGAGCGATGCGGACATACTCAACAAGCTGAGCCCCTTCTTCACCATAATACTCTGTGCCGTTTTCCTCAAGGAATACATCCGCAAATATCAGATGATTGCAATCATCGTCGCCTTCATCGGTGCCGTATTCATCATCAGGCCCTCCATGTCGAGTGAGACGCTGTATGCCGTGGTCGGGGTGCTCGGAGCCCTTTTGGCGGCAGGCGCCTATACTGTACTCAGAGCACTCGGCAGCCGGGAGAAATTCTATACAGTGGTCTTTTACTTCTCCTTCTTCTCCTCGGTCGTCCTGCTGCCTTTCTTCATCTGGCAGTATGAACCGATGACTGCGCCGCAATTCTGGATGCTCATATCCTCCGGACTGTTTGCAGCATTCGGCCAGTTCGGTCTGACCATCGCATACAGCTATGCACCGGCCCGGGAGATATCAATATTCTTCTATTCCACGATACTCTACACGGCAATCTTCAGCATCGTCTTCTTCAATGAGGTGCCGGACATGCTGTCCATCTTCGGATACATCATTATTTTTGCAGCCAGTTTCTATATGTTCATAAAGAACAGGCCGCCAAAGCATTCCACCATGTAA
- the ribB gene encoding 3,4-dihydroxy-2-butanone-4-phosphate synthase: MFDTIEAAVEDLKQGKLVIVVDDEDRENEGDLVGVAEYITAREVNFMATHGRGLICTPVSGEIAEKAGLGPMVNNNSDPHGTAFTASIDHVSTTTGISAHERYDTIRALTDEGVEPAHFNAPGHIFPLVAKDGGVLERMGHTEASTDLARLAGAVPVGVICEIMNDDGTMARVDDLEIYRKKHNLKMITIEDLKRYMQKFTGVTLESTVQLPTDYGRFKMYGFVDNDTGKEHLALVHGELKNNMTVRIHSECLTGDVFHSQRCDCGEQLERAMRIINDQDGIILYMRQEGRGIGLINKLKAYELIEQGYDTVSANEHLGFDADLRKYDVAADMLHQLGLDEVTLLSNNPRKIRGLEEEGIKVNRQSHIVQANVVNQDYLKTKKEKLGHLL; this comes from the coding sequence ATGTTTGATACGATTGAAGCTGCAGTTGAAGATTTGAAGCAGGGGAAGCTGGTCATCGTTGTGGATGACGAGGACCGTGAAAATGAAGGGGACCTGGTAGGTGTCGCAGAATATATCACAGCCCGTGAAGTGAACTTCATGGCGACCCACGGACGCGGGCTGATCTGTACACCAGTGAGCGGAGAAATTGCAGAAAAGGCAGGTCTCGGTCCAATGGTCAACAACAACAGCGATCCCCACGGCACGGCTTTTACAGCTTCCATCGACCATGTCTCCACAACAACCGGCATCAGCGCCCATGAACGGTACGACACAATCCGTGCGCTGACGGATGAGGGTGTCGAACCCGCCCATTTCAATGCGCCCGGCCATATATTCCCGCTGGTCGCCAAGGACGGCGGTGTGCTTGAACGCATGGGGCATACCGAGGCATCAACCGACCTCGCCCGCCTGGCGGGGGCGGTGCCGGTCGGAGTGATATGTGAAATCATGAATGATGACGGCACGATGGCGCGTGTGGATGACCTGGAAATCTACAGGAAGAAGCATAATCTGAAGATGATTACGATAGAAGATCTGAAGCGGTATATGCAGAAATTCACAGGCGTCACCCTGGAAAGCACCGTCCAGTTGCCGACGGACTATGGCAGGTTCAAAATGTACGGATTCGTCGACAATGACACGGGCAAGGAACACCTTGCGCTTGTCCACGGGGAACTGAAGAACAATATGACGGTGAGAATCCACTCCGAATGCCTGACTGGAGACGTGTTCCATAGCCAGCGCTGCGATTGCGGGGAACAGCTGGAACGTGCGATGCGCATCATCAACGACCAGGATGGCATTATCCTGTACATGAGACAGGAAGGCCGTGGCATCGGCCTGATCAACAAGCTCAAAGCCTATGAACTGATCGAGCAGGGATATGATACAGTGAGTGCAAACGAGCATCTCGGCTTTGACGCCGACCTGAGGAAATATGATGTGGCGGCAGACATGCTCCATCAGCTCGGGCTGGATGAGGTGACACTGCTCAGCAACAATCCAAGAAAAATCAGGGGATTGGAAGAGGAAGGCATCAAGGTGAACCGGCAGAGCCACATCGTTCAGGCGAATGTCGTCAACCAGGATTATTTGAAAACCAAAAAAGAAAAACTCGGACATCTGCTCTAG